The following coding sequences are from one Methanosarcina sp. WWM596 window:
- a CDS encoding MATE family efflux transporter: protein MVSDEEMRSGNILSLFLKFAFPAVVGVIVAGIQEIIDGFFIGNAVGSQGLAGITLIYPPYLVIIGVGIIIGIGSSSLTALELGKGNTKGALDIVNNAFPLCILAGAFFTIGGLIFCKTSISLLGASGIALSLAREYLQIIFLGSVFIILNIALDPLVRNDGKPKLCMNIMIAGIVVNVVLDYLFVMRMGMGMSGAAIATVTAFALSALMLIYYLFGSEAKLKLRVKSMRFKIRILFQILRTGLPSFVMQISLALVLFVHNYMLLIYGSELAVSAYGIIGFVFSIFYMLFEGIALGVQPIIGFNYGAGYYERVSKTLKLTMFSCILIGALGFLLIYFFSENLVQIFNRDDSELLAITLRGMNICMVSLLVEGTVLLTAIYYQSINRVRAALFIHLGKIFIFLFPLLFILPRFFGLDGVWSAGPATEYIMMVVVLVMLSKEFEFLRNNGKPGTGQPKDTKHVVSVSRNNVKAGSEESKGFVTFRQVDKVKTS from the coding sequence ATGGTAAGTGACGAAGAGATGAGGTCCGGGAACATTTTGAGTCTGTTCTTGAAGTTTGCTTTTCCGGCAGTTGTGGGGGTTATCGTTGCAGGAATCCAAGAAATAATCGACGGCTTCTTCATAGGAAATGCGGTTGGAAGCCAGGGACTTGCAGGAATTACCCTTATATATCCCCCTTATCTGGTTATAATCGGAGTTGGCATAATTATAGGAATAGGCTCGTCCAGCCTTACAGCTCTGGAACTTGGAAAAGGCAATACAAAGGGAGCACTGGATATAGTGAACAATGCTTTTCCTTTATGCATTCTTGCAGGAGCTTTTTTTACCATAGGAGGGCTGATTTTTTGTAAAACCTCAATCAGTCTCCTTGGAGCCAGTGGGATTGCCCTTAGCCTTGCCCGCGAATATCTGCAGATAATCTTCTTGGGTTCTGTCTTTATTATCCTTAATATTGCCCTTGACCCTCTTGTAAGGAATGACGGAAAACCGAAGCTCTGTATGAACATAATGATTGCCGGAATCGTTGTAAACGTTGTGCTTGACTACCTCTTTGTCATGCGTATGGGAATGGGAATGTCCGGTGCTGCCATTGCAACAGTAACTGCCTTTGCTCTGTCTGCATTGATGCTCATTTATTACCTTTTCGGCAGTGAGGCAAAGTTGAAACTCCGGGTTAAATCCATGAGATTCAAAATAAGAATCCTGTTCCAGATCCTCAGAACAGGCCTTCCGTCCTTTGTAATGCAGATATCTCTGGCTCTTGTGCTCTTTGTGCATAATTACATGTTGCTCATATACGGTTCAGAGCTTGCGGTTTCAGCCTACGGGATCATAGGTTTTGTCTTTTCAATCTTCTACATGCTCTTTGAAGGAATAGCCCTTGGTGTACAACCAATTATCGGTTTCAATTACGGGGCTGGCTACTATGAAAGAGTTTCGAAGACTCTGAAACTGACAATGTTTTCGTGTATCCTGATCGGAGCTTTAGGATTTCTGTTAATCTACTTCTTTTCCGAGAATTTGGTACAGATTTTCAACCGGGACGACTCCGAACTTCTGGCAATTACGCTTAGAGGTATGAACATTTGTATGGTCTCTTTGCTTGTTGAAGGCACAGTGCTTCTCACTGCCATCTATTATCAGTCAATAAACAGGGTCAGAGCAGCACTTTTCATTCATCTTGGAAAGATCTTCATTTTTCTTTTTCCCCTGCTGTTTATCCTGCCCAGGTTCTTCGGGCTTGATGGGGTCTGGTCTGCAGGTCCGGCTACGGAATATATTATGATGGTAGTGGTGCTGGTTATGCTTTCTAAGGAATTTGAATTTCTCAGGAACAATGGAAAACCAGGAACTGGACAACCAAAAGACACAAAACATGTAGTGTCGGTGTCCAGAAACAACGTAAAAGCAGGGAGCGAGGAGAGTAAAGGGTTTGTTACTTTCAGACAAGTTGACAAAGTGAAAACCTCGTGA
- a CDS encoding alpha/beta fold hydrolase — MSLKNLFPLALFLIFLAGSGCTDALQKDSTQQLMAPNFSFDSSPVKYVSVNGVELGYREFGSGEPLLLIMGFGGTMDTWNKTFVWELAQDYRIITFDNRGVGYSSDDGGNYSLKLFANDTAGLLEALEIPEANVFGTSMGASIAQELALNYPEKVDKLIFSSATYSINAPEAGLLKSMFQSFAGNSEMSPTIRKQADANLRWNGTYEHLPEIRSKTLLLVGTEDEYTPPGIDLAMAEKIQEAEVIVFEGAKHSGERYSPEKYSETTLDFLKQEE, encoded by the coding sequence ATGAGTCTTAAAAACCTATTTCCTCTGGCATTATTTCTCATATTTCTTGCAGGTTCCGGGTGTACAGATGCTCTACAAAAAGACTCGACTCAACAATTAATGGCTCCAAACTTTTCCTTCGACTCCTCCCCTGTAAAGTATGTTTCTGTTAACGGAGTCGAACTCGGATATAGGGAGTTCGGGTCAGGAGAGCCTCTTCTGTTGATTATGGGTTTTGGGGGAACCATGGATACCTGGAACAAAACTTTTGTGTGGGAACTGGCTCAGGATTACAGGATAATCACATTCGATAACAGAGGAGTGGGATACTCTTCAGATGATGGAGGAAATTATTCTCTTAAACTATTTGCCAATGATACTGCAGGTTTGCTTGAAGCGCTTGAAATTCCGGAGGCAAATGTCTTCGGGACCTCAATGGGGGCATCCATTGCCCAGGAACTGGCTCTCAATTATCCGGAAAAAGTTGATAAGCTTATTTTCTCTTCTGCAACTTACAGCATTAATGCCCCTGAAGCCGGGCTTCTCAAAAGTATGTTTCAGTCCTTTGCCGGCAATTCAGAAATGAGCCCCACAATCCGGAAACAGGCAGATGCAAACCTTAGATGGAACGGCACCTACGAACACCTGCCGGAAATAAGGAGTAAAACCCTGCTTCTGGTGGGTACGGAAGATGAGTATACTCCCCCTGGAATTGATCTTGCAATGGCAGAGAAAATTCAGGAGGCAGAGGTTATTGTATTTGAGGGAGCAAAGCATTCCGGAGAACGCTATTCCCCAGAGAAATATTCAGAGACAACCCTGGATTTCCTTAAGCAAGAAGAGTAA
- a CDS encoding response regulator → MPICAYGSREAIDKTINSRPDAILFDLMMPKFAGFDVIKALNENPETVDIPIIVSTAKDLSFEEKELLNRNVSYVMQKENISRGRLLSVLHGVEGGKSRSKLTTP, encoded by the coding sequence ATACCAATCTGCGCATACGGGAGCAGGGAAGCAATAGATAAAACCATAAACAGCCGTCCGGATGCAATTCTCTTTGACCTGATGATGCCGAAGTTTGCGGGTTTTGACGTCATCAAAGCTCTTAACGAAAATCCGGAGACCGTAGATATCCCTATTATCGTATCTACCGCAAAGGATCTGAGTTTTGAAGAAAAAGAGCTGCTCAACAGGAATGTCTCTTATGTTATGCAGAAAGAAAACATAAGTAGGGGAAGACTTCTGAGCGTACTTCATGGGGTTGAGGGTGGAAAATCCAGAAGCAAGCTGACAACCCCTTAA
- a CDS encoding response regulator codes for MKNILVVEDNPLIMELVRTLLVSFGYEPIEAGDGTMAIVLSKKNNPNMILLDIQLPGIDGTEVLNILKEDSATREIPIIALTAHAMRGDEEKFLKAGFNGYVSKPIDIQRFKSVIEQFIA; via the coding sequence ATGAAAAATATACTTGTTGTGGAAGACAATCCTTTAATTATGGAACTTGTCAGGACTCTGCTGGTTTCATTTGGATATGAGCCAATAGAGGCAGGGGATGGAACTATGGCTATAGTACTTAGTAAAAAAAATAACCCAAACATGATATTATTAGATATACAGTTACCTGGCATCGACGGGACTGAAGTATTAAATATATTAAAAGAAGATTCCGCTACACGTGAGATCCCGATTATTGCCCTGACAGCCCATGCTATGCGAGGGGACGAAGAAAAGTTTTTGAAAGCAGGGTTCAACGGTTACGTTTCCAAGCCCATAGACATTCAGAGGTTCAAGTCGGTTATAGAACAGTTTATCGCATGA
- a CDS encoding DUF3656 domain-containing protein, with product MSDNNYFCNPPEILSPVGDNEALLGAIKGGADAVYLGVGEFNARQGAKNFTTDELKTAVDLAHSHGVLVYLALNIPVKQKELQHALEIVDRAYAAGIDAIILQDLGLLRLLKEIYPDLDLHSSTQMTIHNKEGVDFATDLGANRVIVSRELTTDEVKDIVDHSKVGIEVFVHGALCYSYSGKCLFSSFLHDRSANRGACAQPCRRRYNFLVNGREIDERHIGGSYPISCAELSTLTGLEDIIKTGVISLKIEGRMKKPEYVTASTAAYKSAVEGICKAGENPTKEELEAREAELAKLFYRGFTRGFILGEKGVSHPKYSSNYGAFLGKVLDLSRSKGNTKLTVRLEEDIQIKDGISIFTREKMLGSAVTGIITITGEHVKSAKKGEKVGLEISSKTGRAVQRGNELYLTTDTQLLDTLQKTKLKALPVSLKAKARKGEQFKVEIRAENGKRAENGKSSRTEEPAYAEFVDGYIVQEAEKVPTTEEQIKKAMESLGDTPFEAVSIEIEADENIFIPVGVLKNARRKAAGLLLEKTLEGYKREQKHPDLADFNRLCAVEIKDENNNEGSKNEGSMSRTRSKDTASNKLLLSVEVQGIPYLLQAAEAGADIAYIPVSLFEELMSPKNVEKFEDLKAERIELVFRIPRITHDSELTELKPLLEKIRDAGFSVACSSLGTAQLAKELSIPFVAQKDFNIFNAFTASTFYQAGAYRATLSSELNLSEIKHVCETLQACGDSGQTEILVYGSELMLITENDLLKPLVDRKIVREDSEVLLVDHAGSEFPVQRLGTRTLIYNSKVLDMLKYVPKMKGYGVDVLRLDLSFNTTAEIEEIVGAYKEALAGKEAKLKPIRGIEYTTGHYFKGV from the coding sequence ATGTCTGACAATAATTATTTTTGCAATCCCCCGGAAATCCTTTCCCCGGTAGGTGACAACGAAGCTCTGCTCGGCGCAATCAAGGGAGGAGCAGATGCCGTTTATCTTGGAGTCGGTGAATTCAATGCCCGCCAGGGAGCCAAAAACTTCACCACTGATGAACTGAAAACTGCCGTTGACCTGGCTCACTCACACGGAGTCCTTGTCTACCTTGCCCTGAACATCCCGGTCAAGCAAAAAGAACTGCAGCACGCCCTTGAAATAGTGGACCGCGCATACGCAGCCGGAATCGATGCTATTATCCTGCAAGACCTCGGGCTTCTCAGGCTTTTGAAAGAGATCTATCCTGACCTAGACCTTCACTCAAGCACGCAGATGACTATCCACAATAAAGAGGGAGTGGATTTTGCAACAGACCTTGGAGCAAATAGAGTGATCGTTTCCAGGGAACTTACCACAGACGAGGTAAAGGATATTGTGGACCACTCAAAAGTGGGCATTGAGGTCTTCGTACATGGAGCCCTCTGCTATTCCTACTCAGGGAAATGCCTTTTCAGCAGTTTTCTTCACGACCGGAGTGCAAATCGTGGAGCCTGTGCCCAGCCCTGCAGGCGCAGATATAACTTTTTGGTAAACGGCAGGGAAATTGACGAAAGGCACATCGGGGGCAGTTACCCAATAAGCTGTGCCGAGCTCTCCACACTCACAGGGCTTGAGGATATAATAAAAACCGGGGTCATAAGCCTAAAAATCGAAGGTCGGATGAAAAAGCCCGAGTATGTGACTGCAAGTACCGCTGCCTACAAATCTGCAGTCGAAGGCATCTGCAAGGCCGGAGAAAACCCGACAAAGGAAGAGCTTGAAGCTAGAGAGGCCGAGCTTGCAAAACTTTTTTACAGGGGCTTTACACGGGGCTTTATCCTCGGGGAAAAAGGCGTGTCTCACCCCAAATACAGTTCAAACTACGGAGCCTTCCTCGGAAAAGTCCTGGACCTCTCCCGTTCAAAAGGGAACACAAAACTAACAGTCCGGCTTGAAGAAGACATCCAGATAAAAGACGGCATAAGCATCTTCACGCGGGAAAAGATGCTCGGTTCTGCGGTAACAGGCATTATAACAATTACAGGCGAGCACGTAAAAAGCGCAAAAAAAGGCGAAAAAGTCGGGCTTGAGATCAGCTCAAAGACAGGCAGAGCCGTCCAGAGAGGGAATGAACTCTATCTCACAACAGACACGCAGCTCCTTGATACCCTTCAGAAAACAAAACTGAAAGCCCTCCCCGTAAGCCTGAAGGCAAAAGCCCGGAAAGGAGAGCAGTTTAAGGTTGAGATCAGAGCAGAAAATGGAAAACGCGCAGAAAATGGAAAAAGCAGCAGAACAGAAGAACCCGCGTATGCAGAGTTTGTAGATGGTTATATCGTTCAGGAAGCCGAAAAAGTCCCAACCACTGAAGAGCAAATAAAAAAGGCAATGGAAAGCCTTGGAGACACTCCTTTCGAAGCCGTCTCCATTGAGATAGAAGCTGACGAAAATATCTTCATCCCTGTCGGCGTGCTGAAAAATGCAAGACGAAAGGCTGCAGGGCTCCTGCTGGAAAAGACTCTTGAGGGGTATAAAAGAGAGCAAAAACACCCTGATCTGGCAGATTTCAATCGCCTGTGCGCTGTAGAAATCAAAGATGAAAATAATAATGAAGGCAGCAAGAATGAAGGCAGCATGAGCAGGACCAGATCAAAGGATACAGCTTCAAATAAACTTCTCCTGAGCGTTGAAGTGCAGGGAATTCCTTATCTCTTACAGGCAGCTGAAGCTGGAGCAGATATCGCCTACATCCCGGTATCACTGTTCGAAGAGCTGATGTCTCCTAAAAACGTGGAGAAGTTTGAGGACCTGAAAGCAGAAAGGATTGAACTCGTTTTCAGGATACCCCGGATAACCCATGACAGCGAACTGACTGAACTAAAACCCCTGCTGGAAAAAATAAGGGATGCCGGCTTCAGTGTGGCATGTTCCAGCCTGGGAACCGCACAGCTTGCAAAAGAGCTTTCCATACCTTTTGTCGCCCAGAAGGACTTCAATATCTTCAATGCTTTTACTGCGAGCACTTTCTACCAGGCGGGAGCATACAGGGCAACCCTTTCAAGCGAATTGAACCTGAGCGAAATAAAACATGTCTGTGAAACTCTCCAGGCATGTGGAGATTCAGGCCAGACCGAAATATTAGTTTACGGCAGTGAACTGATGCTCATTACGGAAAATGATCTCTTAAAGCCCCTCGTTGACCGGAAAATCGTAAGAGAAGATAGCGAAGTGCTCCTTGTTGACCATGCCGGCTCCGAATTTCCCGTCCAGCGCCTTGGCACCCGGACCCTGATATATAATTCAAAGGTGCTTGACATGCTAAAATACGTTCCGAAAATGAAAGGGTACGGTGTGGACGTACTCAGGCTTGACCTTTCGTTCAACACTACTGCCGAGATAGAAGAGATCGTAGGGGCATATAAAGAGGCACTTGCAGGAAAAGAGGCAAAACTGAAACCTATAAGAGGGATTGAATATACGACAGGGCATTACTTTAAGGGGGTCTGA